A genomic segment from Tuwongella immobilis encodes:
- a CDS encoding SDR family oxidoreductase yields MGNGNIVGKVAIVTGASGGIGRGIAERLAKDGIAVVVNYAGNADRAAEVVRTIEANGGRAVASQADVGKSDEVGRLFDDAERQFGPVDILVNNAGRAIRKPLAEFTDDEFRLVFETNLGGAFFAMREAARRLRNGGRIVNISASFQGAPIPGYAVYAASKMAIEQMTAVLAKELGHRGITVNAIRPGPTDTDLFRHGKSEDVVKQFASQAALGRIGEPADIARVVAFLVSEEAGWITGQAFGVNGGYW; encoded by the coding sequence GTGGGGAACGGGAATATCGTCGGCAAAGTCGCGATTGTCACGGGGGCATCCGGGGGCATCGGCCGTGGGATCGCCGAACGACTCGCCAAAGACGGCATCGCCGTTGTGGTCAACTACGCGGGGAACGCTGACCGGGCCGCCGAGGTGGTTCGGACCATCGAAGCAAATGGTGGGCGAGCCGTGGCCAGCCAAGCCGATGTCGGGAAATCAGACGAAGTCGGTCGTCTGTTCGATGACGCGGAACGCCAGTTCGGTCCTGTGGATATCCTGGTCAATAACGCCGGTCGGGCAATCCGAAAACCACTGGCAGAATTCACCGACGACGAATTCCGACTGGTGTTCGAGACAAACCTGGGCGGTGCATTCTTTGCCATGCGTGAGGCGGCTCGGCGGCTTCGTAATGGCGGCCGAATTGTCAACATTTCAGCCTCGTTTCAGGGGGCACCAATCCCCGGATACGCGGTCTATGCGGCCAGCAAAATGGCCATCGAACAGATGACGGCGGTCTTGGCCAAGGAACTCGGCCACCGCGGAATCACCGTCAACGCCATCCGCCCCGGTCCAACCGACACCGATCTCTTTCGGCACGGAAAATCCGAGGATGTGGTCAAGCAGTTCGCCAGCCAAGCCGCACTCGGGCGAATCGGCGAACCGGCCGACATCGCTCGCGTTGTCGCCTTCTTGGTCTCCGAGGAAGCCGGCTGGATCACCGGCCAGGCATTCGGTGTCAATGGCGGTTACTGGTGA
- a CDS encoding leucine-rich repeat domain-containing protein translates to MRVLLSVLVVLAGMVASCQKPAKEELPEKSAQGAAKTELPKKSAPVPVKTELPKQSVQEPAKTDLPKPLPEAVVKAWTDAGAAVGWITVNDVSLFEWANKATAGSVPGFRFDMWKEGVIAKLPAPESPFGLFLRFTSVTDAGLKELAGLKSLTLLALNRTPVTDAGLKHLSGLKSLTSLNLNGTQVSDAGLRELSGLESLTLLDLTLTRVTDAGLKELAGLKRLTTLNLGITKVTDVGVKDLSGRKSLTMLHLNGTQVTDSGVRELSGLKNLTLLDLSTTKVTDAGLKHLSGLKNLTTLNLSTTKVTDAGLKELSGLKNLTRLELYETQVTDLGLKELSGLKSLTTLHLNGTQVTDAGLRELAGLKSLTTLYLNGTQVTANGVAELRKALPKCYITGGRRP, encoded by the coding sequence ATGCGCGTGTTGCTGAGTGTGCTGGTGGTGCTTGCCGGTATGGTGGCGTCGTGCCAGAAGCCAGCGAAAGAGGAGCTGCCCGAGAAGTCGGCCCAAGGGGCGGCGAAGACGGAGTTGCCCAAGAAGTCGGCACCAGTGCCGGTGAAGACGGAGCTGCCCAAGCAGTCGGTCCAGGAGCCGGCGAAGACGGATCTGCCCAAGCCGCTGCCTGAGGCGGTCGTCAAGGCGTGGACCGACGCCGGGGCCGCTGTCGGCTGGATTACGGTCAATGACGTCAGTCTGTTTGAGTGGGCGAACAAGGCAACGGCGGGTTCGGTGCCTGGGTTCCGATTCGACATGTGGAAGGAGGGCGTGATCGCCAAACTGCCCGCTCCCGAATCGCCGTTCGGACTCTTTTTGAGGTTCACGTCGGTGACGGACGCTGGGTTGAAAGAATTGGCTGGTCTGAAGAGCCTCACTCTGCTCGCCTTGAACAGGACGCCGGTGACGGACGCTGGGTTGAAGCACCTGTCCGGTCTGAAGAGCCTCACCTCGCTCAACTTGAATGGGACGCAGGTGTCGGACGCTGGGTTGAGGGAACTGTCCGGTCTGGAGAGCCTCACCCTGCTCGACTTGACTCTCACGCGGGTGACGGACGCTGGGTTGAAGGAATTGGCCGGGCTGAAGCGTCTCACCACGCTCAACCTTGGTATCACGAAGGTGACGGACGTCGGGGTGAAGGACCTGTCCGGTCGGAAGAGCCTTACCATGCTCCACTTGAATGGGACGCAGGTGACGGACTCGGGGGTGAGGGAATTGTCCGGTCTGAAAAACCTCACCCTGCTCGACTTGAGTACGACGAAGGTGACGGACGCTGGGTTGAAGCACCTATCCGGTCTGAAAAACCTCACCACACTCAACTTGAGTACGACGAAGGTGACGGACGCTGGGTTGAAGGAACTGTCCGGTCTGAAAAACCTCACCAGGCTCGAATTGTACGAGACGCAGGTGACGGACTTGGGTTTGAAGGAACTGTCCGGTTTGAAGAGCCTCACCACGCTCCACTTGAATGGGACCCAGGTGACGGACGCTGGGTTGAGGGAACTTGCCGGTTTGAAGAGCCTCACCACGCTCTACTTGAATGGCACGCAGGTGACGGCGAATGGCGTGGCGGAGTTGCGGAAAGCGTTGCCGAAGTGTTATATCACTGGCGGACGCCGCCCGTGA
- a CDS encoding Coagulation factor 5/8 type-like protein, whose amino-acid sequence MLMHEFLLLPESGHDYSDYLNYLHAPNARVLHDDIVLYLMDTLRWVPSINPANPKHWSGFGLNYDGPTIITKSGAAKAERIFRLWAALLQEGPDTLELTGGFEWAADAPSSSGQYAVITATRNSVVECLTDIADFAEKASTGRAYLLHLGI is encoded by the coding sequence ATGCTGATGCATGAGTTTCTGCTGCTGCCAGAGAGCGGCCACGACTATTCCGATTACCTGAATTATCTGCACGCCCCGAACGCACGGGTGCTCCACGATGATATCGTTCTCTACCTGATGGATACGTTGCGGTGGGTTCCTTCGATCAATCCGGCGAATCCGAAGCACTGGAGCGGCTTCGGACTGAACTACGACGGCCCAACGATCATCACCAAGTCCGGAGCGGCCAAAGCCGAACGCATTTTTCGACTCTGGGCGGCGCTCCTTCAAGAAGGGCCAGACACCCTTGAATTGACGGGCGGGTTTGAATGGGCCGCAGATGCTCCATCCTCATCGGGCCAGTATGCCGTGATCACCGCCACGCGAAATTCGGTGGTGGAATGTCTCACCGACATCGCCGACTTTGCCGAGAAAGCGAGCACGGGCCGGGCGTATCTTCTGCATCTTGGAATCTGA
- a CDS encoding leucine-rich repeat domain-containing protein — protein sequence MRVLLSVLVVLVGMVASCQKPAKEELPEKSAQGSVKTELPKQSAPVPVKTELPKQSVQEPAQTDLPKPLPEAVVKAWTDAGAAVGWITVNDVSLFEWANKATAGSVPGFRFDMWKEGVIANLPAPESPFGLFLRFTSVTDAGLKELAGLKSLTLLALNRTPVTDAGLKHLSGLKSLTSLNLNGTQVSDAGLRELSGLENLTLLDLTLTRVTDAGLKELAGLKRLTTLNLGITKVTDVGVKDLSGRKSLTMLHLNGTQVTDSGVRELSGLKNLTLLDLSTTKVTDAGLKHLSGLKNLTTLNLSTTKVTDAGLKELSGLKNLTRLELYETQVTDLGLKELSGLKSLTTLHLNGTQVTDAGLRELAGLKSLTTLYLNGTQVTANGVAELRKALPKCYITGGRRP from the coding sequence ATGCGCGTGTTGCTGAGTGTGCTGGTGGTGCTGGTTGGTATGGTGGCGTCGTGCCAGAAGCCAGCGAAAGAGGAGCTGCCCGAGAAGTCGGCCCAAGGGTCGGTGAAGACGGAGCTGCCCAAGCAGTCGGCACCAGTGCCGGTGAAGACGGAGCTGCCCAAGCAGTCGGTCCAGGAGCCGGCGCAGACGGATCTGCCCAAGCCGCTGCCTGAGGCGGTCGTCAAGGCGTGGACTGACGCCGGGGCCGCTGTCGGCTGGATTACGGTCAATGACGTCAGTCTGTTTGAGTGGGCGAACAAGGCAACGGCGGGTTCGGTGCCTGGGTTCCGATTCGACATGTGGAAGGAGGGCGTGATCGCCAACCTGCCCGCTCCCGAATCGCCGTTCGGACTCTTTTTGAGGTTCACGTCGGTGACGGACGCTGGGTTGAAAGAATTGGCTGGTCTGAAGAGCCTCACTCTGCTCGCCTTGAACAGGACGCCGGTGACGGACGCTGGGTTGAAGCACCTGTCCGGTCTGAAGAGCCTCACCTCGCTCAACTTGAATGGGACGCAGGTGTCGGACGCTGGGTTGAGGGAACTGTCCGGTCTGGAGAACCTCACCCTGCTCGACTTGACTCTCACGCGGGTGACGGACGCTGGGTTGAAGGAATTGGCCGGGCTGAAGCGTCTCACCACGCTCAACCTTGGTATCACGAAGGTGACGGACGTCGGGGTGAAGGACCTGTCCGGTCGGAAGAGCCTTACCATGCTCCACTTGAATGGGACGCAGGTGACGGACTCGGGGGTGAGGGAATTGTCCGGTCTGAAAAACCTCACCCTGCTCGACTTGAGTACGACGAAGGTGACGGACGCTGGGTTGAAGCACCTATCCGGTCTGAAAAACCTCACCACACTCAACTTGAGTACGACGAAGGTGACGGACGCTGGGTTGAAGGAACTGTCCGGTCTGAAAAACCTCACCAGGCTCGAATTGTACGAGACGCAGGTGACGGACTTGGGTTTGAAGGAACTGTCCGGTTTGAAGAGCCTCACCACGCTCCACTTGAATGGGACCCAGGTGACGGACGCTGGGTTGAGGGAACTTGCCGGTTTGAAGAGCCTCACCACGCTCTACTTGAATGGCACGCAGGTGACGGCGAATGGCGTGGCGGAGTTGCGGAAAGCGTTGCCGAAGTGTTATATCACTGGCGGACGCCGCCCTTGA
- a CDS encoding SMI1/KNR4 family protein: MQDTFAGIRNALATLRESPQPLDVFGSQMHGFRTHPPLTEEAVRDFERTHQIQLPAEYRGFLIHVGNGGAGPAYGLFKLGEMDDGFGHAAWHAPGAFVGVLSEPFPHTEPWNDLSGEPEEDLERDIAEDPEYEDAYNLWEEKYWSPFNLNGAIPICHLGCAYRQWLVVTGPEAGNVWCDDRVDKAGLRPLEEAGAARVSFLRWYQSWLNEALAQVQQ; this comes from the coding sequence ATGCAGGACACCTTTGCTGGCATCCGTAACGCACTGGCGACCCTTCGTGAATCGCCGCAACCGCTGGATGTGTTCGGCAGTCAAATGCATGGCTTCCGGACGCACCCACCTCTGACCGAGGAAGCCGTGCGTGATTTCGAGCGGACACACCAGATCCAACTTCCCGCCGAGTACCGTGGTTTTTTGATTCACGTCGGCAACGGCGGCGCAGGGCCGGCTTACGGGTTGTTCAAACTCGGTGAAATGGACGACGGGTTCGGCCACGCGGCGTGGCATGCGCCAGGTGCGTTTGTCGGTGTGTTGTCCGAGCCATTCCCGCACACCGAGCCATGGAACGACTTGTCTGGCGAGCCGGAGGAAGACTTGGAGCGGGACATCGCCGAAGACCCGGAATATGAGGATGCGTACAACCTCTGGGAGGAGAAGTACTGGTCGCCGTTCAACCTCAACGGTGCGATCCCGATCTGCCATCTCGGATGCGCGTACCGGCAGTGGTTGGTCGTCACCGGACCGGAGGCCGGCAACGTCTGGTGCGACGACCGCGTCGACAAAGCTGGGCTGCGTCCGTTGGAGGAGGCCGGCGCTGCTCGCGTGTCGTTCCTGCGCTGGTACCAATCCTGGCTGAACGAGGCACTCGCGCAGGTTCAGCAATAA
- a CDS encoding leucine-rich repeat domain-containing protein encodes MRALLSVLVVLAGMGASCQKPAKVVLSETSAQEPAKTELPKPLPENVVKAWTKAGAAFGWITVNDLGFPQWANKATAGSVPGFRFYRWQEGVIAKLPAPESPFGLYLRVALANTPVTDLGLKELSGLKNLTTLDLWDSPVTDAGLKYLAGLKSLTSLNLEGTKVTGVGLKELVGLKNLTALNLGWTPVTDLGLKYLAGLTNLTTLDLYGTKVTGVGLKELVGLKNLTALNLGGTRVTDLGLKELSGLKNLTTLDLWDSPVTDTGLKYLAGLKSLTSLDLGGTKVTDAGLKELSSLKSLTTLDLGGTKVTDTGLKELSSLPRLTTLSLGGPLVTDLGLKELSGLKNLISLDLSDTLVTDLGLKELSSLKSLTTLDLSDTKVTDAGLKELSSLKSLTKLYLSGTPVTGVGLKELSGLKNLTKLYLNDTQLTDQVLQTLREIGLLHALVNISAVVDKQRVWVEDINTLDLSNTPVTDAGLKELAGLKSLTTLNLLGTPVTDAGLKELSSLKNLTKLYLNDTQLTDQMLQTLREIGLLHAFSKASAANGKRPTRVEDITSLDLGFTKVTDAGLKELSGLTSLTSLDLSSTQVTDAGLKELAGLTSLTTLNLSLTQVTDAGLKELAGLKSLTTLFLNGTQVTDAGLKELSGLKNLTTLNLTRTQVTDAGLKELSGLKSLTSLDLSSTQVTDAGLKELSGLKNLTTLLLAGTQVTDARLKELSGLKSLTTLDLGGTWVTDAGLKHLYGLKSLTTLILSNTKVTDAGLKELAGLPSLNELYLNDTKVTANGVAELQKALPNCQIVH; translated from the coding sequence ATGCGCGCGTTGCTGAGTGTGCTGGTGGTGCTTGCTGGTATGGGGGCGTCGTGCCAGAAGCCAGCGAAAGTGGTGTTGTCGGAGACGTCGGCCCAAGAGCCGGCGAAGACGGAGTTGCCCAAGCCGCTGCCCGAGAATGTTGTCAAGGCGTGGACCAAAGCCGGAGCCGCGTTCGGCTGGATTACGGTCAATGATCTCGGGTTCCCGCAGTGGGCGAACAAGGCAACGGCGGGTTCGGTGCCGGGGTTCCGATTCTACAGGTGGCAGGAGGGCGTGATCGCCAAACTGCCAGCTCCCGAATCGCCGTTCGGACTCTATTTGAGGGTCGCGTTGGCTAACACGCCGGTGACGGACTTGGGTTTGAAGGAATTGTCCGGTCTGAAGAATCTTACCACGCTCGACTTGTGGGACTCGCCGGTGACGGACGCCGGGTTGAAGTACCTGGCTGGGCTGAAGAGCCTCACCTCGCTCAACTTGGAGGGCACGAAGGTGACGGGTGTGGGTTTGAAGGAATTGGTCGGTCTGAAGAATCTTACCGCGCTCAACTTGGGTTGGACGCCGGTGACGGACTTGGGTTTGAAGTACCTGGCTGGTCTGACGAACCTCACCACGCTCGACTTGTATGGGACGAAGGTGACGGGTGTGGGTTTGAAGGAATTGGTCGGTCTGAAGAATCTTACCGCGCTCAACTTGGGTGGGACGCGGGTGACGGACTTGGGTTTGAAGGAATTGTCCGGTCTGAAGAATCTTACCACGCTCGACTTGTGGGACTCGCCGGTGACGGACACCGGGTTGAAGTACCTGGCTGGGCTGAAGAGCCTCACCTCGCTCGACTTGGGTGGGACGAAGGTGACGGACGCCGGGTTGAAGGAACTGTCCAGTCTAAAGAGCCTGACCACGCTCGACTTGGGTGGGACGAAGGTGACCGACACCGGGTTGAAGGAGTTGTCCAGTCTGCCGCGGCTCACCACGCTCTCCTTGGGTGGGCCGCTGGTGACGGACTTGGGTTTGAAGGAGTTGTCCGGTCTGAAGAACCTCATCTCGCTCGACTTGTCTGACACGCTGGTGACGGACTTGGGTTTGAAGGAGTTGTCCAGTCTCAAGAGCCTGACCACGCTCGACCTGTCTGACACGAAGGTGACAGACGCTGGGTTGAAAGAATTGTCCAGTCTGAAGAGCCTGACCAAGCTCTACTTGAGTGGCACGCCGGTGACGGGCGTTGGTTTGAAGGAATTGTCCGGTCTGAAGAACCTGACCAAGCTCTACTTGAATGACACGCAGTTGACGGATCAGGTGTTGCAGACGCTGCGAGAGATCGGTCTGTTACACGCGCTAGTCAATATTTCTGCCGTGGTCGACAAACAGCGAGTTTGGGTTGAAGACATCAACACGCTCGACTTGTCGAACACGCCGGTGACGGACGCTGGGCTGAAGGAACTGGCCGGTCTGAAGAGCCTGACCACGCTCAACTTGCTTGGCACGCCGGTGACAGACGCTGGGTTGAAAGAATTGTCCAGTCTGAAGAACCTGACCAAGCTCTACTTGAATGACACGCAGTTGACGGATCAGATGTTGCAGACGCTGCGAGAGATCGGCCTATTGCACGCGTTCAGCAAGGCTTCTGCCGCCAATGGCAAGCGACCAACTCGGGTCGAAGACATCACCTCGCTCGACTTGGGGTTTACGAAGGTGACGGACGCTGGGTTGAAGGAACTGTCCGGGCTGACGAGCCTCACCTCGCTCGACTTGTCTAGCACGCAGGTGACGGACGCTGGGTTGAAGGAACTGGCTGGGCTGACGAGCCTCACCACGCTTAACTTGTCTCTCACGCAGGTGACAGACGCTGGGCTGAAGGAACTGGCTGGGCTGAAGAGCCTGACCACGCTCTTCTTGAATGGCACGCAGGTGACGGACGCCGGGTTGAAGGAACTGTCCGGGCTGAAGAACCTTACCACGCTCAACTTGACTCGCACGCAGGTGACGGACGCCGGGTTGAAGGAACTGTCCGGTCTGAAGAGCCTCACCTCGCTCGACTTGTCTAGCACGCAGGTGACGGACGCCGGGTTGAAGGAACTGTCCGGTCTGAAGAACCTTACCACGCTCCTCTTGGCTGGCACGCAGGTGACGGACGCCAGGTTGAAGGAACTGTCCGGGCTGAAGAGCCTCACCACGCTCGACTTGGGTGGTACGTGGGTGACGGACGCTGGGTTGAAGCACCTGTACGGTCTGAAGAGCCTCACCACGCTCATCTTGAGTAACACGAAGGTGACGGACGCGGGGCTGAAGGAACTGGCCGGTCTGCCGAGCCTCAACGAGCTGTACTTGAATGACACGAAGGTGACGGCGAATGGTGTGGCGGAGTTGCAGAAAGCGTTGCCAAATTGCCAGATCGTTCACTGA
- a CDS encoding prolyl oligopeptidase family serine peptidase produces MIRSCLFLGGVLLMVGCNSEPPARDVSPVEVKPTSQVDSKRDRSQTEETPRLVLTRSVVELLQRARAHNPKDKFLRIARRNNQFTMTMQSDVEDKEDILIRSRNVLVLLDKTSAAMLPAGLILDYATEDGQQGFRFQSPQRNPYPQDNDISLTEARQGFQTTLLPSEPASKPTPVQKPPAEIFSLVQYDAPPGKLAAYLTPDPKDGKKHPAIIWITGGDCNTIDAGCWKDAGILGGQSASEYRKAGLMMMFPSLRGGNDNPGKKEGFLGEVDDVLAAAAFLRTQPFIDPNRIYLGGHSTGGTLALLTAASSDAFRAVFSFGPVEDILRYGIDNTAFSLQNPTELQLRSPINWLHSIRSPVFVFEGESNGNAAALRTMAKRSLNPKLQFFVVPGANHFNILGPTNQLLAKKLLQDAGPECNLTLTAAEVNRLFNSW; encoded by the coding sequence ATGATTCGTTCGTGCTTGTTTCTCGGTGGCGTGCTGCTCATGGTTGGCTGCAATTCGGAGCCGCCGGCCCGCGATGTCTCCCCGGTCGAGGTGAAACCGACCTCCCAAGTCGATTCGAAGCGTGACCGCTCCCAGACGGAAGAAACGCCTCGACTGGTCCTGACACGCTCCGTCGTGGAACTCTTGCAACGGGCTCGTGCGCACAATCCCAAGGACAAGTTTCTGCGGATTGCTCGTCGCAACAATCAATTCACCATGACCATGCAAAGCGACGTTGAGGACAAGGAGGATATTCTGATCCGGTCCCGAAATGTGCTGGTGCTGCTGGACAAAACCAGCGCGGCCATGCTGCCGGCGGGGCTGATTTTGGACTATGCGACGGAGGATGGACAACAGGGCTTTCGGTTTCAATCGCCGCAGCGCAATCCCTACCCGCAGGACAATGACATTTCTCTGACGGAGGCACGACAGGGATTTCAAACCACGTTGCTCCCCTCGGAACCGGCCTCGAAACCGACTCCCGTGCAGAAACCGCCCGCGGAAATCTTCTCGTTGGTCCAGTACGATGCACCGCCGGGCAAGTTGGCCGCCTACCTGACACCCGATCCGAAGGATGGCAAAAAACACCCGGCGATCATCTGGATTACCGGCGGCGACTGCAATACCATCGATGCGGGTTGCTGGAAGGATGCCGGGATTCTGGGTGGGCAATCGGCATCCGAATATCGCAAGGCAGGTCTGATGATGATGTTCCCTTCGCTTCGGGGAGGGAACGACAATCCGGGCAAGAAAGAAGGATTCCTGGGCGAAGTGGACGATGTCCTGGCCGCCGCTGCCTTTCTCCGCACGCAGCCATTCATCGATCCCAATCGCATCTACCTGGGTGGCCATAGCACGGGTGGCACGCTGGCCCTGTTGACGGCCGCCAGTTCCGATGCCTTCCGGGCCGTCTTCTCATTCGGCCCCGTGGAAGACATCTTGCGGTACGGAATCGACAACACCGCCTTTTCGCTCCAGAACCCCACCGAGCTTCAACTGCGCTCGCCGATCAACTGGTTGCACTCCATCCGCAGCCCGGTATTTGTCTTCGAGGGGGAATCGAATGGCAACGCCGCCGCACTGCGCACCATGGCGAAGCGGTCGCTGAATCCCAAGTTGCAATTCTTTGTCGTTCCGGGTGCGAATCACTTCAACATCCTTGGCCCCACCAACCAACTCCTCGCCAAAAAGCTGCTGCAAGACGCGGGACCGGAATGCAACCTGACACTGACCGCAGCGGAGGTCAACCGACTGTTCAATTCCTGGTGA
- a CDS encoding leucine-rich repeat domain-containing protein, whose product MRVLLSVLVVLVGMVASCQKPAKEELPEKSAQGSAKTELPKKSAPVPVKTELPKQSAPEPVKTELPKPLPENIVKAWTSAGAEVGWFTVVEFGGFLKWADKAEAGSVPGFRFRTWKEGVIAKLPAPESPFGLNLRFTEVRDAGIKELSGLKSLTTLDLLGAFVTNAGMKDLSGLKSLTTLNLAGTIVTDPGVKDLSGLKSLTTLNLEGTFVTDAGVKDLAVLTSLTRLGLGCPKVTDVGVKDLSGLKSLITLDLSNTLLTDAGLKELAGLTRLTTLGLACPKVTDVGVKDLVSLKSLTTLYLGGTQVTANGVAELRKALPKCRITR is encoded by the coding sequence ATGCGCGTGTTGCTGAGTGTGCTGGTGGTGCTGGTTGGTATGGTGGCGTCGTGCCAGAAGCCAGCGAAAGAGGAGCTGCCCGAGAAGTCGGCCCAAGGGTCGGCGAAGACGGAGCTGCCCAAGAAGTCGGCACCAGTGCCGGTGAAGACGGAGCTGCCCAAGCAGTCGGCACCAGAGCCGGTGAAGACGGAGCTGCCCAAGCCGCTGCCCGAGAACATCGTCAAGGCGTGGACCAGCGCCGGGGCCGAGGTCGGCTGGTTCACGGTCGTTGAGTTCGGGGGGTTTTTGAAGTGGGCGGACAAGGCCGAGGCGGGTTCGGTGCCAGGGTTCCGATTCCGCACGTGGAAGGAGGGCGTGATCGCCAAACTGCCCGCTCCCGAATCGCCGTTCGGACTCAATTTGCGTTTCACGGAGGTGAGGGACGCTGGGATAAAGGAGCTGTCCGGTCTGAAGAGCCTCACCACGCTCGATTTGCTTGGTGCGTTCGTGACGAACGCCGGGATGAAGGACCTGTCCGGTCTGAAGAGCCTCACCACGCTCAACTTGGCTGGCACGATCGTAACGGATCCCGGGGTAAAGGACCTGTCCGGTCTGAAGAGCCTCACCACGCTCAACTTGGAGGGCACGTTCGTGACGGACGCCGGGGTGAAGGACCTGGCCGTACTGACGAGCCTCACCAGGCTCGGGTTGGGTTGCCCGAAGGTGACGGACGTTGGGGTGAAGGACCTGTCCGGTCTGAAGAGCCTCATCACGCTTGATTTGTCGAACACATTGTTGACGGACGCCGGGTTGAAAGAACTGGCAGGTTTGACGCGCCTCACCACGCTCGGGTTGGCTTGCCCGAAGGTGACGGACGTTGGGGTGAAGGACCTGGTCAGTCTGAAGAGCCTCACCACGCTCTACTTGGGTGGCACGCAGGTGACGGCGAATGGCGTGGCGGAGTTGCGGAAAGCGTTGCCGAAGTGCCGGATTACTCGCTGA
- a CDS encoding DUF1559 domain-containing protein has protein sequence MSVRRCGAFTLIELLVVIAIIAILIGLLLPAVQKVREAAARIWCANNLKQIGLAIHGYHDANNGLPPQATWSVGSTFSGYSVHARILPFIEQGNLSARVSFAIGYAAQPDICKTRIPLYRCPSDPKDGTRFDGGVEFYPTNYGFCIGTWLGLDQTTAQGGDGPFGYNYRHAFGAITDGLSTTLCAADVKSFTPALLDGGQPAAPNTPPPSAPAQVIAYGGNFDPDYCHTQWVTGRTLQSGITTTFPPNTKVSYTSNGVTYDVDWTSARVGPGNPQQSYRVVTARSYHSEGVNALMLDGSVRFVTNTIPQAIWRAMGTRAGGEVVAE, from the coding sequence ATGAGTGTTCGTCGATGTGGTGCGTTTACGTTGATCGAGTTGTTGGTGGTGATCGCCATCATCGCCATCTTGATCGGATTGCTTTTACCGGCGGTCCAGAAGGTTCGCGAGGCCGCCGCCCGCATCTGGTGCGCCAACAACCTCAAACAGATTGGGCTGGCCATTCATGGCTACCATGACGCGAACAACGGACTGCCACCGCAGGCAACGTGGTCGGTTGGCAGCACCTTCTCGGGATACTCCGTTCACGCTCGCATTCTACCGTTCATCGAGCAAGGGAACTTGAGTGCCCGCGTCAGCTTCGCCATTGGATATGCTGCCCAACCGGATATCTGCAAGACCAGAATTCCCCTTTACCGCTGTCCGAGTGACCCCAAAGACGGCACCCGGTTCGACGGCGGGGTCGAGTTCTACCCCACCAACTACGGATTCTGCATCGGCACCTGGCTGGGCCTGGACCAAACAACCGCCCAAGGCGGCGATGGTCCCTTCGGCTACAACTACCGGCACGCATTCGGTGCCATCACCGATGGATTGAGCACCACTCTTTGTGCGGCAGACGTAAAGTCCTTCACTCCCGCACTGCTTGACGGAGGCCAACCAGCAGCCCCCAACACTCCACCGCCATCCGCACCAGCTCAAGTGATTGCCTACGGCGGGAACTTTGACCCGGATTACTGCCACACGCAATGGGTAACTGGCCGCACTCTCCAAAGCGGCATCACCACGACCTTTCCACCAAACACCAAAGTCTCGTACACTTCCAATGGGGTAACCTACGACGTGGATTGGACTTCTGCCCGTGTTGGGCCGGGCAACCCACAGCAGAGCTATCGGGTGGTGACGGCTCGCAGTTACCACAGCGAAGGTGTCAACGCGCTGATGCTTGACGGATCGGTACGATTCGTCACCAACACGATCCCGCAGGCGATCTGGCGGGCGATGGGCACACGGGCCGGGGGCGAGGTCGTCGCCGAATAA
- a CDS encoding leucine-rich repeat domain-containing protein → MRVLLSVLVVLAGMVASCQKPAKEELPEKSAQGAAKTELPEKIVQAWTDAGAQVGWLTVNKFANFRWEKQATAGSVLAFRFLPGKESVIANLPAPESPFGLNLGIARVTNAGLKVLAGLTSLTVLDLFDSQVTDAGLKELAGLKNLTALDLGSTQVTDAGLKELSSLTSLTTLGLMSTKVTDAGLKELAGLKNLTSLNLVGTKVTEKGMAELRKAMPKCLITG, encoded by the coding sequence ATGCGCGTGTTGCTGAGTGTGCTGGTGGTGCTTGCCGGTATGGTGGCGTCGTGCCAGAAGCCAGCGAAAGAAGAGCTGCCCGAGAAGTCGGCCCAAGGGGCGGCGAAGACGGAGTTGCCCGAGAAGATCGTCCAGGCGTGGACCGACGCCGGGGCCCAGGTCGGCTGGCTCACGGTCAATAAGTTTGCGAATTTTCGCTGGGAGAAACAGGCAACGGCTGGTTCGGTGCTGGCGTTCCGATTCCTCCCGGGGAAGGAGAGCGTGATTGCCAACCTGCCCGCGCCCGAATCGCCGTTCGGACTCAACTTGGGTATCGCGAGGGTGACGAACGCCGGGCTGAAGGTGCTGGCCGGTCTGACGAGCCTCACCGTGCTCGACTTGTTTGACTCGCAGGTGACGGACGCTGGGCTGAAGGAACTTGCCGGTCTGAAGAACCTCACCGCGCTCGACTTGGGTAGCACGCAGGTGACGGACGCGGGGCTGAAGGAACTGTCCAGTCTGACGAGCCTCACCACGCTCGGCTTGATGAGCACGAAGGTGACGGATGCTGGGCTGAAGGAACTTGCCGGTCTGAAGAACCTCACGTCGCTCAACTTGGTTGGTACGAAGGTGACGGAGAAGGGCATGGCGGAGTTGCGGAAAGCGATGCCGAAGTGCCTGATCACTGGCTGA